DNA sequence from the Streptomyces sp. MST-110588 genome:
TAGGCGAAGTGTGCAGCGGCCGGCGGGCGGCTCAGGCGAAGACGACCGTACGGCTGCCGTTGAGCAGGACCCGGCGCTCGCTGTGCCACTTCACGGCCCGGGCCAGCGCCTGGCACTCCACGTCGCGCCCGATCGCCACGAGCTGGTCGGGAGTGACGTCATGCCCGACCCTCTCGACCTCCTGCTCGATGATCGGACCCTCGTCCAGGTCCGCCGTCACGTAGTGCGCGGTGGCGCCGATGAGCTTCACACCGCGCGCATGCGCCTGGTGGTACGGCTTGGCGCCCTTGAAGCTGGGGAGGAAGGAGTGGTGGATGTTGATGATGCGGCCCGACAGCTCCTTGCACAGGTCGTCGGAGAGGACCTGCATGTAGCGGGCGAGCACCACCAGCTCCACGTTCTGGGCCCGTACGAGTTCCAGCAGCTCGGCCTCGGCCGCCGCCTTGGTGTCCTTGGTCACCGGGATGTGGTGGAAGGGGACGCCGTACGAGCCGGCCAGCTCGGCGAAGTCGGTGTGGTTGGAGACCACGGCCGCGATCTCCACCGGCAGCGCGCCGATCCGGGAGCGGAAGAGCAGGTCGTTCAGGCAGTGGCCGAACTTCGAGACCATCAGGACGACGCGCATCCGCTCGTCCGCCCGGTGGATCTGCCAGTCCATGTGGAAGGAGTCGCCGACCGCGGCGAAGCTGGCCCGCAGCTTGTCCACGTCCACCGGCGCCTCCGCGCTGAAGTGGACCCGCATGAAGAACAGCCCGGTGTCGTGGTCCCCGAACTGCTGGCTGTCCTCGATGTTGCAGCCGGTCATGAAGAGGTAGCTGGACACGGCGTGCACAATGCCCTGCTTGTCGGGGCAGGACAGGGTGAGGACGTACTGAGTGGGGGTGTTCCGGGTATCGGGCTGCGACTCGCTCATGACCTCATAGGGTCGCACATCCACGGCACTGCTCGGTCCCGCGGCCGTCCGCGCCTGCCCTTCCACCGGCCCCGCGCCCCTCCCACC
Encoded proteins:
- the purU gene encoding formyltetrahydrofolate deformylase, giving the protein MSESQPDTRNTPTQYVLTLSCPDKQGIVHAVSSYLFMTGCNIEDSQQFGDHDTGLFFMRVHFSAEAPVDVDKLRASFAAVGDSFHMDWQIHRADERMRVVLMVSKFGHCLNDLLFRSRIGALPVEIAAVVSNHTDFAELAGSYGVPFHHIPVTKDTKAAAEAELLELVRAQNVELVVLARYMQVLSDDLCKELSGRIINIHHSFLPSFKGAKPYHQAHARGVKLIGATAHYVTADLDEGPIIEQEVERVGHDVTPDQLVAIGRDVECQALARAVKWHSERRVLLNGSRTVVFA